A genomic stretch from Acropora palmata chromosome 13, jaAcrPala1.3, whole genome shotgun sequence includes:
- the LOC141864439 gene encoding uncharacterized protein LOC141864439, translated as MLYVKKLCTGIVFLVLKTMSITNATHEQRQTLFTIKENCLLLDRNPLSVKAVDSSVSCALRCAREKCCKSANFVSGDKSCSFLDKTQTSHTHLVQCGHVGAVYLKKVNSDVGSIPQLAIPSCKSLNESLHPSGVYWVDPDGGSHDNAFKVYCEMDTDEGGWTLVWSYNFTRYQPFNSTQNAVTPRPNWPTNYARVDVPISTIPPLHEGDYNAFSFSLWKKFGQEILFKSNIMTWFICSPDVGNFVEWKDGRISCKAAKRISKVQCVNDSPPNEFKRAEHTCGPRIKGYGVLNFYFDGCKTDDSPSHNPCRLPDIILPPSSVNNPHGNILVR; from the exons ATGCTATATGTTAAG AAACTTTGTACTGGAATAGTTTTCCTCGTATTGAAAACGATGTCAATCACAAATGCTACTCATGAGCAACGACAAACTCTGTTTACGATCAAAGAGAACTGTCTCTTGTTGGATCGAAACCCGCTTTCAGTGAAAGCTGTAGACTCTTCCGTTTCTTGTGCTCTTCGTTGCGCCAGAGAAAAGTGCTGTAAAAGCGCCAACTTTGTGTCAGGAGACAAGTCTTGTTCCTTTCTTGATAAAACACAGACTTCGCATACTCACCTTGTGCAGTGCGGACATGTCGGAGCTGTGTATTTGAAAAAG GTCAATTCTGATGTTG GTTCCATACCACAACTTGCCATTCCTTCCTGCAAGTCTTTGAACGAATCTCTTCATCCGAGTGGAGTATACTGGGTTGATCCCGACGGTGGATCCCATGACAACGCGTTCAAGGTATACTGCGAAATGGATACAGATGAAGGGGGCTGGACCCTAGTATGGAGTTACAATTTTACTCGTTACCAGCCCTTTAACTCGACACAGAACGCCGTCACTCCCCGGCCGAACTGGCCAACGAACTACGCTAGAGTCGATGTTCCCATTTCTACCATTCCCCCACTTCACGAAGGAGACTACAATGCGTTCAGTTTTTCGCTTTGGAAAAAATTTGGTCAAGAGATTCTCTTCAAAAGTAACATTATGACCTGGTTTATTTGCTCGCCCGACGTCGGAAATTTTGTCGAATGGAAGGATGGTAGGATCAGCTGCAAAGCTGCCAAGCGTATTTCCAAAGTTCAATGCGTTAATGACTCGCCGCCAAACGAATTCAAGCGGGCCGAACATACTTGCGGCCCAAGGATCAAGGGATATGGCGTTCtaaatttttactttgatgGCTGTAAAACTGATGATAGTCCAAGTCATAATCCATGCAGATTGCCTGACATTATTTTACCACCATCAAGTGTAAATAACCCGCATGGGAATATTTTAGTTCGCTGA